The Solanum pennellii chromosome 11, SPENNV200 sequence AGCATGACGTTATCAGAAACACTTCTACCTTTAACAATCCCGGATTCATTAGTAGAGATTAAGTCAGGGAGGATAGGCCTAAGTATGTTGCTCATTAGcttaaaaatgattttgttaGTGAAGTTACTCAGACTTATAGGCCTATACTCAGTGAGCTTGTTTGGATTGTTCACTTTAGGGAGCAGCACAATACAAGAATGGGAGAAGTACTTAGGAATCATTTGTCCACTGAAAAAGGCCTGAACCACCCCCATTAGATCATTCTTGATAATATGCAAACATTTTTGAAAGAAGTACCCATTCATACCATCAGGACTAGCTGCAGAATTTGGATTCATAGACAATACAACCTCTTTAGGTTCATCCATGCTAGGCTCAATGGTAAGCTGAGCATTTTGGTCTTGATTAATCACCCTTGGAATGCATTCCAAGGTGTGCTCATTGATAAGCTTTTCTTCACCAGTAAATATTCCTTTGAAGTGTTCACAAGCTACCTGAGCAATGTTGTCGTCGCCTTGTATCCAATCTCCATTTTCATTGGAAACTTTGTGAATAAAaaacttccttcttcttcctcttattACTAAATGGAAGTATTTATAATTAGTATCACCTTCTTTAAACCATTGGAGTTGggttttttgtttcaaaatagtATCTTCCAGCTTGAGAAATTTGATGTACTTTGCATTAATTACATGAAGGATGCTTGTATTTGAGTCACTTTGGTTATTGATGTAGTTTTCTTCAGCTTTATGCACTTGTTCCTCATACATCCTAAGCATTTGGAAAATATCACCAAATTCTCTCTTAGACAAAACACTAAGAGTATTTGATAGccttatcatttttttttgaaatttcaacatGCCAGTACCTACTACTTCCTTCTCCCAACAGGTTTCAACAGTTTCCATTAAATGAGGATTATCCACCCAACAGTTGAGAAATCTGAAGTACTTGGTGTGATCAATTGTTGTGGAAACCATTTTCATGAATAAAGGACAATGATCAGATCCAGTAGATGACAAGTGAGTTATAGTGGTTTGAGGCATCTTTTCCAACCAAAAATCATTTACCATAGCCCTTTCAAGCCTCTTCCAATTTCTGTGATTTATACCCCTCTTGTTAGACCATGTGAATTAATGACCACTAAAACCAATGTCCAAAATGCCACAGTCTTCAATGACAGTAATAAAGTCCATACTCTTCCTCATGTTGTAAGGCACCCCTCAATGTTTTTCCTCCACAGAAGTTATGACATTAAAATGTCCAACAGTACAACCAAGGGTTCTCATTCAAAGAGGCTTGCTGAATCATTTTGTCCCAAAGAGGTCTCATGAGGTGATATTTGTATTTAGCATAGACAAAGGTACTAGTAATTGATATTGTAATTCATTGTGTTTCATGTTGCAAGTGATTttctcttcatcttcatcaagaatattACAATCAATATCATTGCTCCAAAGAACCCAAATTTTACCATTACAATTACTCGTAGCATTATCCATATTTAAATGGACCTTAAAGCTTTGAACATGGACAATATCATAAAAAGGTTCCAAAATAGTGATAACAGATAATTGGTGAAGCTTTCTGAGCATTTTGAGTCTCTCCAACCCCCCTTGAGTGTTGAGCCCTCTCACATTCCATACAATTGTACTAATCATTTGGAAGATCTAGAGGAAAAGAGCCTAGTATTAGGTCTGCCAGCTGTGACTGTATTGACATCTTGCTTCTTGAAGTGAAATTTGTCTTGATGGAAACCCCTTGGAGATAAACATTGATTTTGTGCCACATGTGTGATCTCTTACTCTAAGGTCTGATCATTATGAGGAGTAAAGACGTTAATAAGGGCCTCAATAGTCTCATCATCCTCATAACCCTCTTCTAAGGAGTGATTATCCCCATCTATTTCATCCTCAGAATTATCCACAacatattcatcaaaattaggCACTGTGTTCATCTTAGATATTTGTTGTCTCTTATCTGGTGGTTCAGAAGGAGGAGGAGTCATATGTTGAGCCTGAAGATTATCATCAACCATAACAACTTTGTTGCATGATTCCTCCCTCTTTTGTTGTTCTTGATCATTGTCATTGGTCTGAAGCTTATTCTGTCTCCTTTTAGCAGCATCCCTTTTCTATTTGCTGGGCTTGTTTTTGCTCTTGGAGTACTTTCCGGAGTACAAGAAGCATCATGTTcccctttttctttcttttcctctttttcaatttgctgtttttctttattatatgtAGAATGTTGTTGGACCTGCTGTTTCTCTCCTTGTTGCTTGCTGTTCTTAGAAATTTCAAAGGCTCTAAAGTCAGACCTAAGGTCAACCAACCCCTCATGCAGAACATGAGTCAAACTCCCCATTTAGTAACACCATCCTGCATGTTAGAGGTTTTCTCCTGACACCCCCCATCCATGCCTCCAACAACTTCTTCAATAAAACCATCATCAACATTAATAAAATTGGGGGAATTGGGACTTGGGAGCATTGAGTCAATTCCTatgcatttatttttgttggCTGTATCAGCTTATTGGTTTTGTATGTTATGAGTGGTGAGGTTTTTTCTTATAGCTGGGTCCTTAGCAGTCCCATTTTTTGGTTGGTCTACCTGATAAGCAGCCTGCCTGGTGTTTCCTTCTCCTGTTTGGTTTCCCTCTTGTTGTTCTTGCATTTCATGGCTAGAAAAAATACTATGAGTCTGAAATTTAGTTATACCTGTTGTATCCTGCTCCTATTGGTGGCTCTTACTACTTCTTTGCTTTGGAGGTGAGACAGGTTTCAAAACTGCCTTGGAGGTGGTTtaatcttgatttttttgttgcCTCTTTTTCTGTGTATGCCACTGTTCCTCTGGAATTTCCTCTTGGTGATCTTGGTCTTTTGAATTAGGAATATTgcttatttgtttttgttttaccTGATGATTCTTTGAGTAACTGTGTATAGCACCCTGTTTGAGCTCTTCTTTCTGACTTGTGTTTTGTTGATTCTGAGTTCTTGCAATGAACTCAGAGTTACCTTTGTCTTGTACTTGATTCATTGACTGGTCCCCCTATTCCTGATCCTCGTTGGATCTTCTTCCATTTTCCCGTTCCTTCCTTTTCCTGATTTCTTCATCCCTCCTTTTAATTGTGCACTCATCTTCCATATGCCCCTGAGAACAATAATatgaaaactaaaacaacttcttccATCAACTTGAAACAATTGTAAGCTGCACGCTGagaataataatatgaaaaacaCAAATTAATTTATGCATTCAAAGAAGCACATGATATGTTGTATTTTCTACTGTATTATGTAGACATATTCAAAATATGGAACTAAATTGGAAGATTTTGTTTGACTATTTCTCTCCACTGACCAAATGTGCATTCTCTCTGCATTAGGATCATTGTCAAAGAAGAACATGGTTTTCGTCTCTAGAAAGCAACCACCACAATATCTCCAACTACTAAAAACTTCATCTGAATCCCTAAAACTGCAAGATTCTCTATGCTTTTTTTAGAATTGATTGCCATACTAGAATTGGGCTGGTCATTCCCTTCGGATTATCTTTTGTAACCAACTACTTTCATATCTTCCTCAACTTTATTTCACGTCACACAATGTCTATTGAACAACCATCCATTAACCTTCAATTTAACCCCATCAATAAACAGCTACAACTAATAAAGTAAATACATTGGACACAACCCACATAAGTCAAACTTTACTATTGcgtaaataaaaagaagaatatatgGAAGTACATTTGGCGCCAAGTATGTGTACCTGGCTTTGTTTCACCTTTTATTCCTCATCTTCCACTCTaattcattcttcttcttttacctCTCGAGCTTCCTTTTGAGTCACTTCTTTTAGAAGGAATCTATCTGTTTCCTATAGTACAAATTTTTAgataaatatatcaatattaGCTTGCTCCTCATGTACATGCTACcataaactaaaaaacaaataactcaTACATAGTCATAGGTAATCTAAAGGCAAACAAAATGAAGCAATAATCATTCAAAACTCAATTACCCACCACTCCACAATACCTTGCAACCATAAATTGATAACAAGattaaactatatattatatagtgAAATTGAAATTCTGATAAAACATGAAGATTATTTAGATCTATAATTGcaactaacattttaaaaactCATAAAATGGAAAGGTTATCATCTGAACGAGAAAAAGGTTAGCATATATGAGTCGAGTGACCGAATCTATCTCAGTCACCCAACCCATATCAACTTCAATAGAATTCCCAACTCCTCAAAATAACTTCAGAAATCTTTGATCTATCTCTCCATTTTCCCAAACAAAGGTTTAGAAGAAGTAGAAACTCACCATCCCTCatcaaaaagggagaaatgtACAGTGACCAATTCGTTGTCCCACTCATATATTAAGCCTATAAAAGCCTAATTACCAAACATTCCATCTTAATAAAACCCCATTAATCccacaaaaaaaggaaaatttactACTATTCAACAATTTCCGAGCACATTAGATAACCTATTTCTAGTTCTCAGTTCAAATCTTTCATTAACCTCATAAAAAACCctaacaatattcaaataaaataaaaaaaatcaaaaaccccATGAAGCAAAAATTAGATAAGATCTGAAAAGGGTTTGAAGCAATGATACCTGCATATATGGAATCGTTTGGAGAAGCCGACGAGAAAGTTATGAACAAAATCATCAAAGAGACGCTCTTAGGAGACTTTGATTTGGACCGACGAGAAAGAAAACGAGAAGCCTTGTGATTTCGGAAGCTTTTTAGTGTTGCAAAGAGAAGCTCTTATAAAACTCTAGAAGCTATGTATGATGAGAAAGAAGAACAATGATACCTGCATATTAGTTTTTTCATTTGGGGAAAACAACATGTTTTTGagtgttttttttgttggtcaATCAGAAATTTGAGAAAGACAATAATATTTAGGAgagaatataataatttatttaaaaaaatagaaattttttagGAAACAAATAAGGTGACGATTATAAAGTGTTGTTTCTAGAACTACAAAAATACCATGCTTAAAAGTGTAGTCATATGTGTAAATCAGTGttgtcaattatatcataatttggCAACATGCATAAAGTGTAGCCTTTACTATTAAAGAACACGTTTTATAAGTGTTACCAATATTATTGTTGCCAAAAGCTAAAAACTAAAGCTACACTTTAAAAATGTACCCAAAAATTTATGTTAAGGATAGGGTAAGGGTtaatttttaggatttttttttgggttttagcTTTTGGGGTTTAAGATATTTGGTTAAATCTATTGTTTAGTGTTTCATCTttggttttttgtattttgggcatGGGGTTTTGGGTAATGGATTTGGGTTATGGTTAtggttagggtaagggttaggattagggtttagtttttttaggttgtagggtttgtggtttaggatttaaggtttaaaatctatggtttagtgtttaatgtttcaGTTTTCGTATTTTTCATTAGGGTTTTTtgggggtttagggtttaaggttagTGTTAAGATTAGGTTTAAGGTGTTGGTTTtcttaggttttatggttcagggtttaatatttaaggtttaaaatatatgatttagtatttaatgtttgggtttttgtattttggacttagggttttgggtttatggtttaggttagggttagggttatgttATGGGTTAGGGTTGGGGTTAAGGCTTGTGTTTTacttaggttttagggtttgtggctAAGGATgttatatttaaaatctatgatttagtgtttCATATTTGGGCTCTCGTATATTggatttagggtttttttgtACATAGGGTTTAGGACTTGGGGttaagggttagggtgtaggttttttttttggttttatggttCTAGGTTTAACATTTTAGGTTTGAAATCTatgttttagtatttaatgtttgggttggGGTATTTTTGCCTTAAGGTttcgggtttatggtttagggttagagttggttaagattagggttagggttagggttaggattagggttagtgtgtagtttttttttaggttttatggttcattatttatcatttgtggtttaaaatttatggatatgtatttaatgttttaattttggtattttcggcttagggtttaaggttagggttttgttttttttttttacatttttaggTTTAgtatttaggatttgaggtttcaTATCAATATTTTAGTGTTAAATGTTTTTGGGCTtgaggtttagggtttatggtagggttaaaGTTAGGATTAATATTAGGGTTAGGTTTTGGTTGTTTTTTATGGTTTAATGTTTGGTGTTAtgaatttgagttgtaatatttatggtttattgtttaatttaagtgttttgttattttggggttagggtttagggtttagggtttaggattaaggatagggttagggttagggtttatgttAAGGATAGGGTAATGGTtaaggtttaggtttttttaggtttttagttttggggtttaggatttttggtcTAAATCTTTTATTAAGTGTTTAATCTTTGGGTGTTTGTATTTTTGGCATGAGATTTCGGGTTAAAGTTTTTAggtaagggttagggttagagtaagggttagggttagggtttattttttttaggttttagaatttgtggtttaggatatgaggtttaaaatctatgtttagtgtttaatgtttgggtttttcgtattttggacttagggtttttttttttatgtttttggcTTTGGGAATAGGGTTAAGATTAttgttagggtgtaggtttttttaggttttatggttcagggttaagaatttaaggttttaaatttatagtttagtatttaatgtttgggtttttgtattttaggcTTTGGGTGTTAGGTTGATGGTTtagcttagggttagggttagggttagattttaagtttttcttaggttttagggtttgtggttaaGGAATTGCTATTTAAAATGTATGTCTTAGTGTTTCATATTTGAGTTctcgtattttggacttagttTTTTTTACCAAGGGTTTACGGTTTTTGTTagggtttatgttttttttaggttttatggttcagggtttaacatttgaggtttaaaatctatggtttagtatttgatgtttgggatgtggtattttgggcttaaggTTTCGGGTTAATGGTTTATGGTTAGAGTAAGTGTTAAGATTACGTTTACGGTTAGGGGTAGGgtattgcttttttttttttaggtttttacgtttagggtttaggatttgaggtttaatatcagtAGTTTAGagtttaatgttttggttttcgtattttgggcttggggtttagggtttatggtatggttagggttaggatttatCTTagaattagggttagggtttaagtttctttttttatgttttagggttTTGTGTAAATGATTTGAGTTGTCATATCTATGGAttaatgtttaatgttagggGTTGGTATTTTGGGCattaggtttagggtttgggttaaggatagggttatgATTAGGGTTCGTATTAGAGatatggttagggttaaggtttaaggtttttttaggttttaggtttttgtgttttggatttttggtttaaaatctatggttagTGCTTAATGTTTGGGTTATCGTATTTTGGACGTGGGGTTCGGGTGAATGGTTTAGGCCTAGGGTtcgggttaaggttagggttagggttagggtttcgGTTTTAAGTTATATGGTTTAGgttttgaggtttaaaatctatggtttggCGTTTGATGTTTGGGTTTCATATTTTTGACTTAGGttttttagttttgacttaGGGTTAAAGGTTTAGGGTTAGGCTTGAGATAAGAGTTACGGtgtagttttttttaggttttattgttcagggtttagcatttgatgtttaaaatctatggtttagtatttcatgtttgggttttggtattttgggcttagggttttgggtttattgTTTAGGGTTAGGGCTATGTATAAGGTTTGGGTTAGGGtcagggttagggttagggtaagggttttgggttttcatatgtttttgagtttaggatttaggatttgaggCTTAATATCAATGATTTAGTGtataatgtttgggttttggtgtTTTGGGCTTGTTGTTTAGGGTTTatgttatggttagggttaggggtaATGTTAGGGTtcgggttagggtttaggttgtttttaaGGTTTTAGAGTTTTATGTTAACGacttgagttgtaatatctatggtttagagTTTAATGTTAGTGTTTTAGTATTTTCGGCTTTGGTatagggtttagagtttagggttaaggttatgGATTGGGTTAGGGTTATAGTTCGTGTTAGGGATAGAATTAGGgatagggtttaggttttttattttggggtttaggatttttggtttaaaatctaaggtttagtatttaatgtttgggttttggtatttttggcttgtggtttagggttagggttaaggttaggtttAGGCATAAGTGTAGGGTTTAGGTTTCTTTTAGCTTTTAGGATTTGTGGTTAAGGAtttaatctttaaaatataatgtCTAGTGATTAATATCtgggttttcatattttggactTAGAGTTTTtatttggacttagggtttagggagTAAGGTTTAGGATTAGGTCTGGGTTAGTGTTAGGATCAAGGTTCGGGTGTAggttattttttaggttttacgGTTCATAATTTagtatttgaggtttaaaatctattgtttagaatttaatgtttgggttttggtattttcagcttagggtttaggattaaggttagggttagagttttgggttttttaGGTTTCTAGATTTAGGGTTTTGGATTTGAAGTTCAATATCAATGATTTaatgtttaatatttgggttttggtattttaggCTTGGGGATTAGGATTTATGGTAtagttaggattagggttaatgttatggttagggtttaggttgtttttatgttttaattgttGGGGTTATggatttgaattataatatctagggtttattgtttaattaaaGGGTTTTGACATTTTGGGCTTCGGGATTagggttttagggtttatggttaggattaaggttagggttagggttaggtgttTATGTTAAGGGTAGTGTAAGGGTTAagatttaggatttttttaggttttaggtttctGGGTTTCGGATTTTTAGtttaaatctatggtttagtatttgttttttgggtttttgtatttttggcatggggttttgggttaatgattttgggttagggttagggttagggttagggtttgtttttttaggt is a genomic window containing:
- the LOC107004576 gene encoding uncharacterized protein LOC107004576; translation: MVNDFWLEKMPQTTITHLSSTGSDHCPLFMKMVSTTIDHTKYFRFLNCWVDNPHLMETVETCWEKEVVGTGMLKFQKKMIRLSNTLSVLSKREFGDIFQMLRMYEEQVHKAEENYINNQSDSNTSILHVINAKYIKFLKLEDTILKQKTQLQWFKEGDTNYKYFHLVIRGRRRKFFIHKVSNENGDWIQGDDNIAQVACEHFKGIFTGEEKLINEHTLECIPRVINQDQNAQLTIEPSMDEPKEVVLSMNPNSAASPDGMNGYFFQKCLHIIKNDLMGVVQAFFSGQMIPKYFSHSCIVLLPKVNNPNKLTEYRPISLSNFTNKIIFKLMSNILRPILPDLISTNESGIVKGRSVSDNVMLAQEIIH